A region of the Candidatus Methylomirabilis oxygeniifera genome:
ACAGCTCTATCGTAAACGGATAACCGGGAGATCGCTGTGAAACGTGCGCTGACGTTTGTTGTATTGGCAATTGCCCTTTCGGGATGCGCCAGCCTTGCAGTTCGTCCCTGTGATTCGATCGCAACCCGCGATTCGAAGTATGCCGCACGGTTCTTTCTCGGAATCATTACCCTCGGCATTTCCGAGGCGGGCATTCAGCATGAGCAGTTTCTCGAGGCCAGCGAGGGATGGCGATTCTGCTCCCCACGGGTTGCCTGGCAGGGTCCGCCACAGGCCATGGGTACGCCCAGAACGCCTGGGACATTGATCAATGTTACCAAATGGACGGTCAACGTCTATCTGGACGTTGACCCGGCCAGTGCCGGAATTCCACCCCTTTTCACGCTTCGACCAGGCGAATCACGTCAACTTGCCCTGGCGCCTGGGCCTCACCGGATCGTTGCCAGACCGACCGTGGAGACTGTCGGCGGGACGGCGCCCTCCGAACGGTACGATCGGCAGATCCAGATCGACCCACGAGATCGAAGCTTTCGCCTTCAACTTTCCGAAGGAGAGTTCAAGTAGTTCTCATTCAGTTTCGCACGGAAGCGAACAGCGTGATGTGCGGCGAGATGACGTCGCAATTATAGAGGAGGAATAATGAACCTCTGGCGAGCCGTTCCGCAAATGATTGGGAGCACCCTGATCCTCCTGCTGATCGTCACGGCACCCGTCGGCTTTGCTCAAGCCGGCAGTAGAGGCGGCGGAGGGGGCCGCGCCGGTGGCGTTGGGGGCGGAGCCGTGATCGGCGGAGGTCGGGGCTCCGGATCGGTGGGTGGTGGGGTTCGAGGGGGCGTGCCCGGCGGTGGCGGACGTGACTATCCATCACATGGTCGGACATACGGCGACCATCC
Encoded here:
- a CDS encoding exported protein of unknown function (Evidence 5 : No homology to any previously reported sequences); this translates as MKRALTFVVLAIALSGCASLAVRPCDSIATRDSKYAARFFLGIITLGISEAGIQHEQFLEASEGWRFCSPRVAWQGPPQAMGTPRTPGTLINVTKWTVNVYLDVDPASAGIPPLFTLRPGESRQLALAPGPHRIVARPTVETVGGTAPSERYDRQIQIDPRDRSFRLQLSEGEFK